Proteins found in one Crassostrea angulata isolate pt1a10 chromosome 3, ASM2561291v2, whole genome shotgun sequence genomic segment:
- the LOC128176588 gene encoding caveolin-1-like, giving the protein MTEIDLVNRDPNNLNSHLKVAFEDVLAEPEGVRSLDCVWKLSYKCFTLWKTICYVIMTTCCGICLAAEWGCQFSYIAFVHIWYITPCFKVLELNCGFMQKLYGLCIHCCLDPMCEAFGLIFHKFQRI; this is encoded by the exons ATGACAGAAATTGATTTAGTCAATAGGGACCCAAACAACCTTAATAGCCATTTGAAG GTAGCATTTGAGGATGTTTTGGCTGAGCCCGAGGGAGTCCGAAGTCTGGACTGCGTGTGGAAGCTCTCCTACAAATGTTTCACGTTGTGGAAAACGATCTGTTACGTCATCATGACGACGTGCTGCGGAATCTGCCTGGCCGCGGAGTGGGGCTGTCAGTTCTCCTACATCGCCTTCGTTCACATCTGGTACATAACTCCGTGCTTCAAGGTCTTGGAGTTGAATTGTGGGTTCATGCAGAAACTTTACGGACTCTGTATCCATTGCTGCCTCGATCCGATGTGTGAAGCCTTCGGACTGATATTTCACAAGTTTCAAAGGATCTGA